One genomic region from Leguminivora glycinivorella isolate SPB_JAAS2020 chromosome 8, LegGlyc_1.1, whole genome shotgun sequence encodes:
- the LOC125228887 gene encoding uncharacterized protein LOC125228887 isoform X1, which yields MESYFDISNDLKDVWDADIDPKRLRAMMISYGAIVWWPRTKQTTAIDKLNKTQRLACVATTECMRTTPTAALEIMLGLLPLHIYIQKEAAATALRLKDLTLWTKLNSTHKIIYGDMISKMPMLEAPVDKIPKTTIFCKKYTTLLTEDPKEGLYQTNLRIFTDGSKTKEGTGCGVFSEDLNIHISKPLGEHSTVFQAECVGIIEACNAIKRRQVKHGNILILSDSKSVLQALYSPKLTSKLILECHQRLTEVCEEDNKVTIQWIKGHSGSRGNDAADELAREGSATPAYGPEPIIPLPVSYRKNQLSQHYKQLHNKYWVELDTCRQTKEILVEPNTKLTKILLRTPRQQLRKLVGLMTGHNTLNKHLNNIGITDSPMYRACMEAEETTKHFLLECKQVEVYRNKYIGKYIGTPNTLKEVISNLKTLLGFVEELGWLE from the coding sequence aaacgtctgcgagcgatgaTGATCAGCTATGGTGCTATTGTATGGTGGCCCCGCACCAAGCAAACCACGGCGATAGACAAGCTGAATAAAACACAACGACTAGCATGTGTAGCAACAACGGAATGTATGAGAACTACTCCGACAGCAGCGTTAGAAATAATGCTAGGACTCCTACCACTACACATATATATACAAAAGGAAGCTGCAGCCACAGCCCTCCGACTGAAAGACCTAACCCTATGGACAAAACTTAACTCAACGCACAAAATAATATATGGCGACATGATCTCAAAAATGCCGATGCTAGAAGCGCCAGTGGACAAAATACCCAAAACCACGATCTTCTGCAAAAAATATACGACATTGCTAACAGAAGATCCAAAAGAAGGACTATACCAAACAAATCTAAGAATATTTACAGACGGATCAAAAACAAAAGAGGGAACAGGGTGTGGAGTCTTCTCAGAAGacttaaacatacacatatccaAACCCCTAGGTGAACACAGCACGGTATTCCAAGCTGAATGTGTAGGAATAATAGAAGCTTGCAATGCCATAAAGAGACGTCaggtaaaacatggaaacataCTGATACTATCAGACAGCAAATCAGTGCTTCAGGCACTATACAGCCCAAAACTTACCTCGAAACTAATACTAGAATGTCATCAAAGACTCACTGAAGTGTGCGAAGAGGACAACAAAGTAACAATACAATGGATAAAGGGGCACAGTGGATCAAGAGGGAATGATGCAGCGGATGAACTGGCCCGAGAAGGATCAGCCACACCTGCATATGGACCCGAACCCATCATACCCCTACCAGTATCATATAGGAAAAACCAACTTAGTCAACACTACAAACAGCTACACAACAAATACTGGGTTGAGTTAGACACATGTAGACAAACCAAAGAAATTCTTGTTGAACCAAATACAAAGCTTACAAAAATCCTACTCAGAACTCCCAGACAGCAACTGCGCAAACTAGTAGGATTAATGACAGGACACAACACACTGAACAAACACCTCAATAACATAGGTATAACCGATAGCCCCATGTACAGAGCGTGCATGGAAGCAGAAGAAACCACCAAACACTTTCTTCTAGAGTGTAAACAGGTAGAAGTATATAGGAACAAGtatataggtaagtatataGGTACGCCAAACACACTGAAAGAGGTAATtagcaacctgaaaacactgctaGGATTTGTAGAGGAGCTGGGGTGGTTAGAGTAG